In Alphaproteobacteria bacterium US3C007, one genomic interval encodes:
- a CDS encoding acyl carrier protein — protein MSDIADRVKKIVVEHLGVEEDKVADNASFIDDLGADSLDTVELVMAFEEEFGIEIPDDAAENIQTFGDAVKFIGEAS, from the coding sequence ATGAGCGATATCGCAGACCGCGTAAAAAAGATTGTTGTGGAGCATCTTGGTGTTGAAGAAGATAAAGTTGCCGACAATGCATCATTCATTGATGACCTTGGCGCCGACAGCTTGGACACAGTAGAATTGGTCATGGCTTTTGAAGAAGAGTTCGGAATTGAAATTCCTGACGATGCCGCAGAAAACATCCAAACATTTGGGGATGCAGTTAAATTTATCGGTGAAGCGTCCTAA